The nucleotide window CCGCGTAATCAAGCGAGCCGCGCTGAGCGAGTGCCCGCCCAGCGCAAAGAAATCGTCATCCACGCCGATCCGCTCATGGCCGATGATGCTCATCCAGATGATCGCCAGCTCTTCCTCGATCGGCGTGCGCGGCGCAACATACGGCGCTGCCTGTGCCGTGGTCGCGCCTTCCAGGGTCGGCGCGGTCACTATCTCCAGGGTGCCATCGGCGCGGTAGCGCGCGCGGCGATCAGTTGTGTACAGACGCGCGTCGGGCGAGGCGCAAAACGGGTGCGGCACGGCCCGCGCCGGATCATGCTCATGGCTGGACGAGCGATCTACGGATTGGCCGGTGTCGCTGAGATACACATCGCCCGGCACGCCGATCGGCACAAGCTGGCGGTTGCGGTCGAGCAGATAGATCTGCGCGTCGTCGCTCCACGCCAGGAGCTGCTGCCGCTCCGCGTCAGTCAGAATCGGCAGCGCCGAAATGCGCTGATCGGCGTCGCTGACGATGCTTTGGAGCAGCGTGTGGTAGTGCTCCAGCATGCGGCTGACGGTGGCGGCATCGAACACATCGGTGTTGTACAGCAGCGTTGCGGCGAGGCCCTGCTCGTGCTCGCGGATCGAAAGCGACAGATCGAAGCGCGCTGTGCCGAGATCTACATTGATCGGCTGCAACGTCAGCCCGCCCTGCTCCACGACGGGCCGGGGCGCGTTTTGCAGCGCGAACATGACCTGAAAGAGCGGGCTACGGCTCATGTTCTGGCTGGGCTGAAACTCCTCAACCAGTCGCTCGAACGGCAGCTCGTGATACTCATAGGCCCGCAGCGTGGTTGCGCGCACCCGTCCGAGCAGCTCGCGAAACGTTGGATCGCCCGTCAGGTCGCCGTGCAGCACCAGCATGTTGTTGAAAAAGCCGATCATACCTTCAAGCTCATCCTGGTTGCGGTTGGCGATCGGTGAGCCGACCAGGATATTCGGCTGGCCGCTGTAGCGATGGAGCAGGCTTTGGAAGGCCGCCAGCAGCGTCATAAACAGCGTCGTGCCCTCGCGCGTGCTGAGCGCGCTCAGCGCGTCGGTGAGCGGCCTGAGGATGTGCAGCGGCAGCTTGGCGCCGTTGGCGGTGAAGCTCGGCACCGACGAGCGCGGTCGGTCGGTCGGCAGGTCGAGCGCTGTGACGTTGCCGCCCAACGCTTCCTTCCAGTAGGCAAGCAGCCGCTCAAGCAGCGCGCCCTGGAGCCGCTGCCGCTGCCACGCTGCGTAATCGGCGTACTGGATCGGCAGCGGGGTGCCCACCCGGCCCAGCGGCGCGGGCGCACCGGCGACGAAGGCGGGATAGAGCGCCGCGATCTCACGCAGCAGGATGCCCATCGACCAGCCATCGAAGACGATATGGTGCAGCGTCAGCGCCAGCAGGTGGCTGTGCTCGTCGCGCCGGACCAGCACGCCCCGCACCAGCGGGCCACGCGCCAGATCGAACGGCTGCTGCGCGTCGGCGATCACCAGTTGCAGCGCTGCCGCCTCACGCTCCGGCGCTGGCAGATCTTCCACGCTGCTGCGTGCCAGCCGCAGCTGCAGCTCCGGCGCGACGACCTGCGCTGGCGCGCCATCGATGCTGGCGAAGGTGGTGCGCAAGATCTCGTGGCGGCGGATGATCTCGTTCAGGCTGCGCTCCAGGGCGTCTATGTCGAGCGGACCATCGAGCCGCAGCACCAGCGGCATGTTGTAGAACGGGCTGCCGGGCTGAAACTGATCCAGCAGCCACAGCCGCTGCTGGCCGAACGAGAGCGGCGCTGGTCCTGCCGTGGTGCGTCGCGGGATGGTACCACGCTCAGCAGGCGGAGTTTCATCGGCTGCGGCAGCGCGTGCCGCTTCCGCAGCCTGCTTGTGCGCGAGCAATTCCAGCAGCCTGCGCTGCTCCGGCGATAGCGTTGCGAGTTGTGTCTGAATATCGCTCATTTCGTGTCCTCAGGAGGTAGCGTCAGGATCATGGCGGCGTTGTGGTCCACGTGCTCAGGGCTGCATGGCGCAGCCCTGTACTCGAATGCTCGCAGGTCTGGATCATAGCGGTGCGGCTCGCGCGGCGACGCAGCATGCCGGAGCGATTCCTGCGCCGCCCGCGCCGCGATCCCGACTATACGTGCGACGTACTGCTCTCCATCGCGGCGAGCATGGCCTGGACCTCTTCGGGCGAGAGCTGCTGCACCGACGCCAGCAGGTCCGTCAGCTGGTTCGCGCCCACCAGATCCAGCAGGCGTTGCTCGTCGGACGCGGATGCCGACTCGGCGGGCAGCTCATAGCCCAGTGCGGCAGCAAGCTGCTGCGCTGGCTCGCCAAGCCGCCACGGCAGCTTCACGCGGCGCCAGGTTTCGCTCAGCGTGGCATCGACGGTGTCGTGCTTGAGGATGTTTGGGTCGCCAATGCCGGAGATCATGCGCTCGCGCTTGTTGTCGTACGGCTGAATCACCGCCGGATCGTAGGGCAGTTCGAGGAAGTCGCACACGCGGCGCATGGTCGCCTCCGGCTGGCTGACGAGCTGCTCGTAGTAGACCCGCAGATGTCGCTCGTCGTCGACCTGTTGAAGAAACGTCAGCAGGTTGCGGTTGCTCGTCGCCCACACTTTTTCCGCCACCACAAACGGGTCGACCTCATCGGAGCCGTAGAGCACCGGGCTAAACAGCTTGTCGAGCCGGATGCGCACCATCGACTCGATCACGGCGTAGGGATGCCGCACCAGATGGATGTACTTGGGCCGGTCGAAGATTGCTTCGGCGCGCTGCAACGTTTCCAGGCTCATGGTGTACGAGGGCGATTTGTCCACCAGGATACGCGGTGCCGAAAGCTGCTGGAGCCGGGCATACACCTCGTAGATCGGCGTGTCCTGCGCCACCAGATCATCCATATAGGCTTTAGCGGCCTCTGAGTCGCGGCCCAGCAGCTCCGTAAAGGTCCACTGCAAGCCCTGCGCGGCCCAGTGGAAGCCGTGACCATAGCTGGGGTCGGTCAGGCTGCGCCGCCACTCGCGCATGGTGTCATACCAGAGAATGCCAAGTTCAGGCGGCGAGTGCAGCGCGGGATGGCCCGCAAGCATGACCCGGAACAGGGTCGAGCCGGAGCGCACACAGGAGTGCGAGAACACGATCGGCGCGTTCTTGCGGGCGGGCCTGACCAGCAGCGGGCGTTTGACGCGCTCCTCCAGGTGCGAGCGCGCCTCGTACTGGGCATAGTGCGATACCGGCGCGGTGATCGTGTTGTGCTTCAGATGCGCTAAACGGTCAAGCTCCGACGCGGTGAAGCGGGCCGTCTGCTCGATCGAGCGCAGCTTGATCGTCTCGTGCGGATACACGATCAGCCCAAAGTCCTGCTCGAAATGCCACTGCACATCGCCAACAATCGCATCCAGATCACATCCGTTGAGATCGCCCGTGGCCGGGATCTGATCCGCCTCGACGTTCAGCGCCCTGGCGATGTTCTTTTTCCAGTACGCTTCCAGCAGGCGTTGTCGCTCGGTGCCGGTGGCGGCACGCACCAACTCCTTGATCGGCTTCTCGGCGCTAGCGGCCTTCTCCAGGTACGCCTGCTCGATCACCTGGGCCATGCCCGCCACTGTTGGATGATCGAACAGGCTACGGATGGAAAGCTCGACCTGATAGATCCGGTGGAGCTTGTTGGTCAACTGGGTGATCAGCAGCGAGTGTCCGCCCAGATCGAAGAAGCTGTCGTACACGCCGACCTGCTCGATGCCCAGAATCTGCTGCCACACCGCAGCTACGCTCTCCTCGAACTGGTTGCGCGGCGCAACATACGCGGTTGCGAGCACCGGGCGGGCATGACCGGCGCGGCTGGCGAGCGCGCGCGCCTGCTCCTGCGCCTCGATGAGCATGGCGCGCGTCATGGCGTGCAGGGTGCTGATGCGCGTCGGCAGATCGCGGGTGGAAACGATCACCTGCGGCGCGGTGCTTTGTGCCAGGATGCGGTCGAAGAGCTGCACGCCCTCGCCGGGCAAGATGCCGCTGTGGAGCATCTGCTCGTGCATCGCCAGCATTTCCGGCGGCACGTCGGTGTTGACGGCCATGCCGACATCGCGCCAGGTGTCCCAGTTGGCCGTGACGGTGAAGGCTCCGCCGCGCGCCGCCTGCCGGTGCGCAAACGCATCGAGAAAGGCGTTTGCGGCAGCATAATCGGCCTGACCAAGCTCGCCAACCATGGAGGTGAGCGACGAGCACAGCAGCATGAAGTCGAGCGGCAGGTCGCGGCAGGCGGCTTCCAGCGCCAGCAGGCCGTGCGTTTTTGGCGCAAGCACGCGCTCGATCACCTCTGGCGTTTTGAGCTGGATCACGCCGCCGCCCGCAACGCCTGCCGCATGAATCACGCCGTGGAGCGTACCAAACCGGTCGATCACCTGCGCGACCACCGCGCGCATCTGCGCGGCATCGGTGACATCGGCGCTGATCACCAGCACCTCGGCGCCGTGCGCTTCCAGGTTTTGCACCTGGCGAAGCTTGCGACTGGTCGCGTCCGTGTCAGGGAGCGTATCGAGCATCTCGGCCCACTGCGCGCGCGCCGGGAAGGTCGAGCGGCCAACCAGCACCAGCTTTGCCTGCGCGGTTCGCGCCAGATGCTCGGCGAGCGTCAAGCCAATGCCGCCCAGGCCGCCGGTGATCAGATAGACCCCGCCCTGGCGCACACGTGGCGGGCGGCCCGGCGCTGCCGTGAGGCGTGTCGGCTCTATGGTCTGTGCCCAGCGCCGCGCTCCACGGTACGCGATGATCACGTCCGACGATTCGGTCTGTGTTTCGGCTAGAATCTGATCGGCGAGCGCGTCGACGATCTGTGGCGTTGCGCGCGGCATAACCACGTCCAGGCTGCGGCAGGTGATCTGGAGGTATTCGCGCGGAATGACGCGGCAGGGTCCCAGCAGCGTCGCTTTCTCAGGACGCAGCTCCTCGCCGCCGGCGACATCGTGGAGCTGGTTGGAGACAACCATGAGGTCGACTGGTGCTGCAAGCTCCTCGCCGCCAAGCGCCTGTGCCAGCGCAATCAGGCTGGAGAAGCCAAGCGCCTGCATGCGCTGGAAGGTGTCGCTCGCGGCATCCGCCTGATCGTCGGGCGTGACGGTCCACAGGTGCACGACGTTGTGCGGAAGCTGATCGGCGGAGCGCAGCGCGGCGAGCAGCGCCGCATAGTCCGGCGTCTGCTGCGGATTCAGCTCATAGGAATCAGCGCCGGTCTGGCGGAACTGCGCTCCCGGCCGCACCTCGATCACGGTCTGATTGGCCTGGCGCAGGCGCTGCATCAGGCGCGCGCCCAGCCCACTCGCATCGGTGAGCACAAGCCAATTCCTGGGAGTCGCGGCCAGATACCCTGCGTCGAACGGCTCCGGCTGGCGGGTTTGTTTCCACGAGGGCAGATAAAACCAATCGGCAAGGTCAGGCTTTTTCTCAAGCGCGGCCCGCTGCGCGCCCATGCTCAGCGCGCTCACATCCGATTGTGCCCAGTAGCGCTGGCGCTCGAACGGGTAGGTTGGCAGCGGCACGCGCCGACGCGACTCACGGGCGTAGAAGCCGCTCCAGTCGATGTTCAGGCCCGCCAGCCAGAGCTTGCCGAGCGCCGTCAAGATACACGCAACATCGGAGTCGTCGTCCTGCGGGTGGCGCAGGGAATGCAGCACCACGGTTTCCGCCTCCGCGCCCAGCGTCTGGCGCGCCAGGGTACTCAAGGTCCGCCCAGGGCCAACCTCCAGCAGCAGATGGTCGCCCGCGCTGCGGATCGCGCGCAGGCCATCGGCGAAGCGCACCGGCTGGCGCAGGTGATGTGCCCAGTAGCTCGGATCGGCGGCCTGTTCGGGCGTGATCCAGGTGCCCGAAACATTCGAGATGAACGGCAGGGTTGGGGCGCTCCGCTGCACGCGCCGAACTTCGGCAGTGAAGACCTCGATGATCGGCTCCATCATGGCGGAGTGGAACGC belongs to Herpetosiphonaceae bacterium and includes:
- a CDS encoding condensation domain-containing protein — its product is MSDIQTQLATLSPEQRRLLELLAHKQAAEAARAAAADETPPAERGTIPRRTTAGPAPLSFGQQRLWLLDQFQPGSPFYNMPLVLRLDGPLDIDALERSLNEIIRRHEILRTTFASIDGAPAQVVAPELQLRLARSSVEDLPAPEREAAALQLVIADAQQPFDLARGPLVRGVLVRRDEHSHLLALTLHHIVFDGWSMGILLREIAALYPAFVAGAPAPLGRVGTPLPIQYADYAAWQRQRLQGALLERLLAYWKEALGGNVTALDLPTDRPRSSVPSFTANGAKLPLHILRPLTDALSALSTREGTTLFMTLLAAFQSLLHRYSGQPNILVGSPIANRNQDELEGMIGFFNNMLVLHGDLTGDPTFRELLGRVRATTLRAYEYHELPFERLVEEFQPSQNMSRSPLFQVMFALQNAPRPVVEQGGLTLQPINVDLGTARFDLSLSIREHEQGLAATLLYNTDVFDAATVSRMLEHYHTLLQSIVSDADQRISALPILTDAERQQLLAWSDDAQIYLLDRNRQLVPIGVPGDVYLSDTGQSVDRSSSHEHDPARAVPHPFCASPDARLYTTDRRARYRADGTLEIVTAPTLEGATTAQAAPYVAPRTPIEEELAIIWMSIIGHERIGVDDDFFALGGHSLSAARLITRVRETFKVDLPMRSLFEATTVAAMAELIVAHEARPGQTETIARVLQRLRSASPEEKRQLLDQKRRERSQRA
- a CDS encoding SDR family NAD(P)-dependent oxidoreductase — translated: MSDLRETEDQPVGLDIAIVGMAGRFPGARNLDEFWQNLRDGVESIAFFSDEALQESGVPAAEYTAPNYVRAAPVLNDIDLFDADFFGYSPLEATTMDPQQRLMLECVWEALEHAGYDPEKHAEPIGVFAGARMSSYVVGLYTDPVLAQPQNMLLVLLGNDISSLSTRISYKLNLRGPSTAVQSGCSTSLVAIHLACQSLLFGECRMAVAGGVTINVPHHVGYLYEQGSMLSPDGHCRAFDAQAQGTVFGSGMGVAILKRLDDALADGDTIHAVIKGSATNNDGSLKASFTAPSVEGQSAVIIDALASSGIDAETISYVEAHATATALGDPIEVRALTNAFRASTRKQGFCRIGTVKSNMGHLDAAAGMAGLLKTVLALKHRQIPPSLHFTQANPEIDFDNSPFRVNTALTSWETDGVPRRAGVSSFGFGGTNAHVILEEAPAAAPSGPSRAWHLLTLSARTPSALAAATLNLADYLRHAADSDLADVAFTLKTGRHDFGHRRMLVCRGVEGAAAALETVDPQAVFSNERVMGERPVAFLFPGQGAQYVRMGLELYQIEPVFRAAVDRCAELLKPHLKLDLRDVLFPMPTEAEAAAQQLEQTAITQPALFVIEYALAQLWMSWGITPGALIGHSIGEYVAATLAGVFRLEDALRLVAARGRLMQSLPTGSMLSVSLSEADVRPLLSENLSLAATNGPALSVVSGTPEAVAALEQRLAAQDISYRRLHTSHAFHSAMMEPIIEVFTAEVRRVQRSAPTLPFISNVSGTWITPEQAADPSYWAHHLRQPVRFADGLRAIRSAGDHLLLEVGPGRTLSTLARQTLGAEAETVVLHSLRHPQDDDSDVACILTALGKLWLAGLNIDWSGFYARESRRRVPLPTYPFERQRYWAQSDVSALSMGAQRAALEKKPDLADWFYLPSWKQTRQPEPFDAGYLAATPRNWLVLTDASGLGARLMQRLRQANQTVIEVRPGAQFRQTGADSYELNPQQTPDYAALLAALRSADQLPHNVVHLWTVTPDDQADAASDTFQRMQALGFSSLIALAQALGGEELAAPVDLMVVSNQLHDVAGGEELRPEKATLLGPCRVIPREYLQITCRSLDVVMPRATPQIVDALADQILAETQTESSDVIIAYRGARRWAQTIEPTRLTAAPGRPPRVRQGGVYLITGGLGGIGLTLAEHLARTAQAKLVLVGRSTFPARAQWAEMLDTLPDTDATSRKLRQVQNLEAHGAEVLVISADVTDAAQMRAVVAQVIDRFGTLHGVIHAAGVAGGGVIQLKTPEVIERVLAPKTHGLLALEAACRDLPLDFMLLCSSLTSMVGELGQADYAAANAFLDAFAHRQAARGGAFTVTANWDTWRDVGMAVNTDVPPEMLAMHEQMLHSGILPGEGVQLFDRILAQSTAPQVIVSTRDLPTRISTLHAMTRAMLIEAQEQARALASRAGHARPVLATAYVAPRNQFEESVAAVWQQILGIEQVGVYDSFFDLGGHSLLITQLTNKLHRIYQVELSIRSLFDHPTVAGMAQVIEQAYLEKAASAEKPIKELVRAATGTERQRLLEAYWKKNIARALNVEADQIPATGDLNGCDLDAIVGDVQWHFEQDFGLIVYPHETIKLRSIEQTARFTASELDRLAHLKHNTITAPVSHYAQYEARSHLEERVKRPLLVRPARKNAPIVFSHSCVRSGSTLFRVMLAGHPALHSPPELGILWYDTMREWRRSLTDPSYGHGFHWAAQGLQWTFTELLGRDSEAAKAYMDDLVAQDTPIYEVYARLQQLSAPRILVDKSPSYTMSLETLQRAEAIFDRPKYIHLVRHPYAVIESMVRIRLDKLFSPVLYGSDEVDPFVVAEKVWATSNRNLLTFLQQVDDERHLRVYYEQLVSQPEATMRRVCDFLELPYDPAVIQPYDNKRERMISGIGDPNILKHDTVDATLSETWRRVKLPWRLGEPAQQLAAALGYELPAESASASDEQRLLDLVGANQLTDLLASVQQLSPEEVQAMLAAMESSTSHV